From the genome of Blautia pseudococcoides, one region includes:
- the pglZ gene encoding BREX-1 system phosphatase PglZ type A, with translation MDELNIQEIEKKLNIEFEAGQRIVFWYDADASFEDTVDRLKLEGVEILHLTDRNTFRTKILIEHEDKEGKYLIYAPFEKPDVEHDHLEDILLYSKQFHADRLSLIAADIGLPDRFRVPLKKRSVFFGIGRKNTKEVVKRINDFIKRASEVDLPSAESDMIDLLALCVISKARNVTVEDLMYAIFAAGEVEKQEIITEFKKADVADAFWKLCSHHFGYEESEPSLLRLLLSLFAVHACREFEDAVPDAWKLFLQDSVKSKATNISVLLDNMMNNVIYQDTFDEISKTAETVLDVEKAFGRVSLDNLLGCTSFRYIDELLIKWMIGRELAEDKNAMISGMSIPAICDIRKRLHFGNYYTAAYDALKSGYEILTIVGFTPEQELSKLASAYIKSDYRVDTNYRTFITSLDKLEDSSWFDELKILIQNIYQREFLEKIVYAWNNAFVKNDMRRIMPFQSDFYQDKVKKIKEKTVVIISDAFRYEAAKQLADRFEEDQNCEIRMDTMMGTLPSYTAVGMAALLPHKELSMTEDKEHTVLLDGNACATTEQRRKILQKENENSAAELYEKIAEMSAKELKAFTVGMEVIYVYHNRIDATGETARTEHSALAATEQAIDEIFSIIKTFSKSGNVYRFLVTADHGYIYSRKKLEATDKLEHEATEAAFVDRRFIIDDREFTVDGVFAVPMKAALMNNALKRYIMCAKGMSVFKCGGGMNYVHGGSSPQELIIPSLFVKTQRGVVATEDVKLNLITDLRKITNLKVKLDFFQEKTVTDTVKSTIYRLKFEADDGEIISNEVLLDVNSKEEKPGNRIYTISFDIKRKSYSSGRNYFLKIVNDKTGAESMSRQVIMDLPFTGDYGF, from the coding sequence ATGGATGAATTGAATATTCAGGAAATAGAAAAAAAGTTAAATATAGAATTTGAAGCTGGGCAGCGGATTGTCTTTTGGTATGATGCAGATGCTTCTTTTGAGGACACTGTGGATCGATTAAAGCTGGAGGGTGTAGAAATTTTGCATTTAACGGATCGCAACACTTTCCGAACTAAAATCTTGATAGAACATGAGGACAAGGAAGGAAAATATCTGATTTATGCACCTTTTGAAAAACCTGACGTGGAACATGATCATTTAGAAGATATCTTGTTATATTCTAAACAGTTCCATGCGGATCGTCTGTCTTTGATCGCAGCAGATATAGGCCTTCCGGACCGCTTCCGTGTGCCGTTAAAGAAACGATCTGTGTTCTTTGGTATTGGCCGGAAAAATACGAAGGAAGTAGTAAAGCGTATCAACGATTTTATCAAACGTGCCAGTGAGGTGGATTTACCATCGGCGGAATCGGATATGATTGATTTGTTGGCATTATGTGTTATTTCCAAAGCCAGAAATGTCACGGTGGAAGACCTGATGTACGCTATCTTTGCTGCTGGAGAAGTTGAAAAACAGGAAATTATCACAGAGTTTAAGAAAGCGGATGTTGCCGATGCATTTTGGAAACTGTGCAGCCATCACTTTGGATATGAAGAAAGTGAGCCATCCTTACTGCGGCTGCTGTTATCTCTGTTCGCTGTTCATGCCTGCAGGGAATTTGAGGATGCTGTTCCAGATGCATGGAAATTATTTTTACAAGATAGTGTGAAAAGTAAAGCAACAAATATCAGTGTCCTTCTGGACAATATGATGAATAATGTCATCTACCAGGATACATTTGATGAAATATCCAAGACAGCAGAGACAGTGCTGGATGTCGAAAAGGCTTTTGGAAGAGTAAGCCTTGATAACCTGCTGGGCTGCACTTCTTTTCGGTATATAGATGAACTTCTGATCAAATGGATGATTGGACGGGAACTGGCAGAAGACAAGAACGCCATGATATCTGGCATGAGCATACCAGCTATCTGTGATATAAGAAAACGTCTTCACTTTGGAAATTATTATACAGCAGCGTATGATGCGTTGAAATCCGGTTATGAAATCCTGACAATTGTAGGATTTACTCCCGAGCAGGAGCTTTCCAAACTCGCATCTGCATATATTAAATCTGATTACAGAGTGGATACGAATTATCGAACATTTATTACCTCTCTGGATAAATTAGAGGACAGCAGTTGGTTTGATGAATTAAAGATATTAATTCAAAATATCTATCAAAGGGAGTTTTTAGAAAAGATAGTCTATGCATGGAATAATGCTTTTGTGAAAAATGATATGCGCCGCATCATGCCATTTCAATCAGATTTCTATCAGGATAAGGTGAAAAAAATAAAGGAAAAAACAGTGGTTATCATCTCAGATGCATTTCGTTATGAAGCTGCTAAACAGTTGGCGGACAGATTTGAGGAGGATCAGAATTGTGAGATCAGAATGGACACCATGATGGGAACCTTGCCCTCTTATACAGCGGTTGGTATGGCAGCATTACTTCCCCATAAGGAATTATCCATGACAGAAGATAAAGAACATACCGTCTTATTAGATGGAAACGCTTGTGCCACAACGGAGCAAAGAAGAAAAATCCTCCAAAAAGAGAATGAAAATTCTGCAGCTGAATTATATGAAAAAATAGCTGAAATGAGTGCAAAAGAGTTAAAGGCATTTACAGTGGGAATGGAAGTCATCTATGTTTACCATAATCGCATTGATGCAACAGGTGAGACAGCCAGAACGGAGCATAGTGCATTAGCGGCCACAGAACAGGCGATTGATGAGATTTTTAGTATCATCAAGACATTTTCAAAGAGTGGAAATGTATATCGTTTTTTGGTGACAGCAGATCATGGCTACATTTATTCCAGAAAGAAACTGGAAGCGACTGATAAATTGGAGCATGAGGCAACGGAAGCTGCTTTTGTGGATCGGAGATTCATTATAGATGACAGGGAGTTTACCGTAGACGGAGTATTTGCTGTTCCAATGAAGGCTGCATTAATGAACAATGCGCTGAAACGTTATATTATGTGTGCCAAAGGGATGAGCGTGTTCAAATGTGGTGGTGGTATGAATTATGTGCATGGGGGTTCGTCACCACAGGAACTGATTATTCCATCCCTGTTTGTAAAAACGCAGCGGGGGGTTGTAGCAACCGAAGATGTGAAACTGAATCTGATCACAGATTTGAGAAAGATTACCAATCTTAAAGTGAAGCTAGACTTTTTCCAGGAAAAGACTGTGACAGATACAGTAAAGTCTACCATATACCGTTTGAAGTTTGAAGCAGATGATGGAGAAATTATTTCTAATGAAGTCCTTCTGGATGTAAACAGTAAAGAAGAGAAGCCAGGGAATCGGATTTATACCATCAGTTTTGATATTAAGCGGAAATCTTATAGCAGTGGTCGAAACTATTTCCTGAAAATTGTAAATGATAAGACCGGAGCAGAAAGCATGAGCCGGCAAGTGATTATGGATCTGCCATTTACGGGGGATTATGGATTTTAG
- the brxC gene encoding BREX system P-loop protein BrxC, producing MKIRDMFQKDIDRPITGVIKVGQIEEYNKKQELEEYVVTRELTKHFREFFDHYTRSIQNPTDEMGVWISGFFGSGKSHFLKILSYDLDNAVIAGKHAWEYLKENNQSLQSDPMLLANMELAAQTPTEAILFNVDSKSTASAKSDSNAIVMVFNRVFNEKLGYIGSIPALADLERELDEEGKYQEFQDTFLKVTGKAWLETRHKFKIMRGRVEKTLVEMGYMSAEDAGLWVKESSTQGYQIAIEDFAERVKSYVERTGKRVVFLVDEIGQFISQDSQLMLNLQTITEELGVRCKGKVWVIVTAQEDIDSMTENMQERSNDFSKIQGRFKTRLSLSSVNADEVIRERILKKNDTGKSTLKALYETQETTIQNVVDFKGAAIEMKKIKNAEEFANVYPFLPYQFNLLADVLNAIRLNSSTGKHLSEGERSMLGAYQKAAIFVMEQEEGVLVPFYRFYDDLIKFLDHTHAGVIQRAYDNERLNPMHDEDCFTINVLKTLFLLKYVNGVDLTVGNIVSLMITNIHDDRTKLRREVEESLQLLTRNLLVSQIQDTYEFLTDEEQDINRAIRDRNVSSNDVIRAVARTTFDSIYNNSRYRVPKFNGRYTFAFNQTVDTVPFKNNQSNEIGLRLITPRYVSAEGSLDDTSLSMMSARNREVILKLPMDHVDYYNELLNALKIDDYIRNVADPQKGKSTAIRATKMQESGKSKDAAVKSLKEAIGKAEVFINGQKITDITTREASAKIGATLEKLIENIYYKLTYIDSPKDDGDIKALFVKSQQVALSLDGAKEPNSNAVREVKEYIRLTSSSYSSISMKSLMDHFTIAPYGYVEADVKWLVAKAFKDGAASATVDKDPITLFNRKPEELGMYFTTRKYEEKLLFRAKENIDAAKIKACKDVIKAFFNRTETDNDVDKIMESFKEHAKDTINECNVMLKENLQVKEYPGSEVLQKTAKMLTEISVIDDTTIFYKKIAEEKGDLIDLADDLSPVRTFYTSGTQQKIFNENGLRAIRFFDNSKEHINSEKLDTVMENIKKIVYHKTPYHLIKNLPALYQSFMEIYGKVLDEKLAPVLEVIEQDKKNVLNYINGQFYEDKYKAEVIQAFEELIKRASTQNDISNMLGFKDKADSLCKTYLDKFANMAAPSLPDTSSAGGEVKTPADMTKPAPKRIKNIMARDITSDTWVITSEKDLDDYLVKVRKQIKDELDKNDVVKLQF from the coding sequence ATGAAGATTCGTGATATGTTTCAGAAGGACATTGACCGACCGATTACAGGAGTCATAAAAGTAGGTCAGATAGAAGAATATAATAAAAAGCAGGAATTAGAGGAGTATGTGGTTACAAGAGAGTTGACAAAGCATTTCAGAGAATTTTTCGATCATTATACAAGAAGTATTCAAAACCCAACGGATGAGATGGGAGTGTGGATTTCTGGCTTCTTTGGAAGTGGTAAATCACATTTCTTGAAAATATTGTCCTATGATTTAGATAATGCCGTGATAGCAGGAAAACATGCCTGGGAATATTTGAAAGAAAATAATCAGTCATTACAATCTGATCCCATGCTGCTTGCAAATATGGAACTGGCAGCTCAGACACCAACAGAAGCAATTTTATTTAATGTGGATTCTAAAAGTACAGCCTCTGCCAAATCAGACAGTAATGCCATTGTCATGGTATTCAATCGGGTCTTCAATGAAAAACTTGGATACATTGGTTCCATACCGGCTCTTGCAGACTTGGAAAGAGAATTAGATGAAGAGGGAAAATATCAGGAGTTTCAGGATACCTTTTTAAAGGTAACCGGGAAGGCTTGGCTGGAAACCAGACACAAATTTAAAATCATGCGTGGCAGGGTAGAAAAGACGCTTGTGGAAATGGGCTATATGTCGGCAGAAGATGCAGGTCTGTGGGTAAAGGAATCTTCCACACAGGGTTATCAGATCGCCATAGAAGATTTTGCTGAGCGCGTAAAATCATATGTGGAACGTACTGGAAAAAGAGTCGTATTTCTTGTAGATGAAATTGGACAGTTTATCAGTCAGGATTCACAGTTAATGCTAAACCTGCAGACGATCACAGAGGAATTAGGTGTTCGCTGTAAGGGTAAAGTGTGGGTGATCGTGACTGCACAGGAAGATATTGATTCTATGACAGAGAATATGCAGGAACGTTCCAATGATTTTTCCAAGATACAGGGACGTTTTAAAACCAGACTTTCTCTGTCCTCCGTCAATGCGGATGAAGTGATCAGAGAAAGAATTCTGAAAAAGAATGACACAGGAAAAAGTACATTAAAAGCCCTATACGAGACACAGGAGACAACGATTCAAAATGTGGTTGATTTCAAAGGGGCTGCCATTGAAATGAAAAAAATAAAAAATGCGGAGGAGTTTGCCAATGTGTATCCATTTCTTCCATATCAGTTTAATCTTTTGGCAGATGTACTGAATGCCATTCGTTTGAACAGTTCCACAGGCAAACATTTATCGGAAGGCGAGCGCTCCATGCTTGGCGCATATCAGAAAGCGGCTATTTTTGTTATGGAACAGGAAGAAGGCGTATTAGTGCCATTCTACCGTTTCTATGATGATCTGATCAAGTTTCTGGATCATACCCATGCAGGTGTTATACAAAGAGCTTATGATAATGAGAGACTGAATCCAATGCATGATGAGGATTGTTTTACCATCAATGTTTTAAAGACGTTATTCCTTCTGAAATATGTCAATGGCGTGGATCTGACTGTGGGAAATATTGTGAGCCTGATGATTACAAACATTCATGATGACCGAACAAAACTCCGAAGAGAGGTAGAGGAATCTTTGCAGCTTCTTACCAGAAACCTGCTGGTATCACAGATCCAGGATACCTATGAGTTCCTGACGGATGAGGAGCAGGACATTAACCGTGCCATCAGAGATCGTAATGTGTCAAGCAATGATGTGATCAGAGCAGTAGCAAGGACAACCTTTGATTCTATTTATAATAATTCCAGATACCGTGTGCCAAAATTCAATGGGAGATACACGTTTGCATTTAACCAAACCGTGGACACGGTACCATTTAAGAATAACCAGAGTAATGAAATCGGGCTTCGTTTGATTACTCCAAGGTACGTGAGTGCAGAAGGGAGTTTGGATGATACTTCGCTTAGCATGATGTCAGCCAGAAATCGTGAGGTTATTTTGAAACTGCCCATGGATCATGTTGATTATTATAATGAACTGCTCAATGCCTTAAAAATTGACGATTACATACGCAATGTGGCTGATCCCCAAAAAGGAAAATCAACTGCAATTCGAGCTACTAAAATGCAGGAATCCGGCAAGAGCAAAGATGCAGCGGTAAAATCCTTGAAAGAAGCCATAGGAAAGGCAGAAGTTTTCATTAACGGACAAAAGATTACAGATATCACTACCCGTGAAGCATCTGCAAAAATTGGAGCCACCCTTGAAAAACTGATAGAAAATATTTATTACAAGCTGACATACATTGACAGCCCAAAGGATGATGGAGATATTAAAGCACTTTTTGTAAAAAGCCAGCAGGTGGCTTTGTCTCTGGATGGGGCAAAGGAACCAAACAGCAATGCAGTCCGGGAAGTGAAAGAGTATATCCGACTGACCTCTTCTTCCTATAGCAGTATTTCTATGAAAAGCTTGATGGATCATTTTACGATCGCACCATATGGTTATGTGGAGGCGGATGTGAAATGGCTGGTGGCTAAAGCATTCAAAGATGGGGCAGCATCTGCAACAGTAGATAAAGATCCAATTACGCTGTTTAATAGAAAACCAGAGGAGCTGGGAATGTATTTCACTACACGGAAATACGAAGAAAAACTTCTTTTCCGTGCGAAAGAAAACATTGATGCTGCTAAAATCAAAGCCTGTAAAGATGTGATCAAGGCATTTTTCAATCGCACAGAGACAGACAATGATGTAGATAAGATTATGGAATCCTTTAAGGAGCATGCAAAAGACACAATTAATGAATGCAATGTGATGCTGAAAGAGAATTTACAGGTAAAAGAGTACCCAGGCAGTGAGGTCTTACAAAAAACAGCGAAGATGTTGACGGAGATTTCAGTAATCGATGATACAACTATTTTTTATAAAAAGATAGCAGAAGAAAAAGGAGACTTGATTGATTTAGCCGATGATCTGTCACCAGTGAGAACTTTCTACACCAGTGGTACGCAGCAGAAAATTTTTAACGAAAATGGACTTAGAGCCATTCGTTTCTTTGATAACAGCAAGGAACATATCAACAGTGAGAAATTGGATACAGTCATGGAAAATATTAAAAAGATCGTATATCATAAGACGCCTTACCATTTGATAAAAAATCTTCCGGCCTTGTATCAGTCTTTCATGGAAATTTATGGGAAAGTGCTGGATGAAAAACTGGCACCTGTGTTAGAAGTTATCGAACAGGATAAGAAGAATGTATTAAATTATATCAACGGTCAGTTTTATGAGGATAAATATAAGGCAGAAGTGATCCAGGCATTTGAGGAACTTATAAAGCGTGCATCAACGCAAAATGATATTTCCAATATGCTTGGTTTTAAAGATAAGGCGGATAGCTTGTGTAAAACTTATCTGGATAAATTTGCAAATATGGCGGCGCCTTCACTGCCGGATACATCGTCGGCAGGCGGGGAGGTAAAAACGCCTGCGGATATGACGAAACCAGCGCCAAAACGTATTAAAAACATAATGGCTCGTGATATTACTTCGGATACCTGGGTGATAACCAGCGAAAAGGATCTGGATGATTATCTGGTAAAGGTAAGAAAACAGATTAAGGATGAATTGGATAAAAACGATGTTGTGAAATTGCAGTTCTAG
- the pglX gene encoding BREX-1 system adenine-specific DNA-methyltransferase PglX, which yields MNKTAIKSFAVWARNKLREEIRTRAGFVGIAEGGIAEPLPASTSEIKYFDVGAAQPISVTGKELREREKLVRQLEQQTEQNDGDYKKIYNQMIEDYAYDWFNRLIAIRFMEVNEYFPDNLRVLSSTEEGARDPDIVSLPFSSDLEFSEKEREQIIEWKTNGKSDSLFRFLLKKRCNQLHECLPGLFEEEGDASELMMHFSFVDKDGIIYHLVHDIEEEDWKEQVQIIGWIYQYYNSELKDETFAQAKKGKKISKERIPSATQLFTPDWIVRYMVENALGRIWLEGHPDDVLKAEWKYYLEEAEQEPEVQAQLEEIRKEYGQLTPEELTFIDPCMGSGHILVYAFDVLMQIYESQGYTKRDAVRSILKNNLYGLDIDGRAYQLAYFSIMMKAREYDTRILERGIAPQVYAIQESNGINRNQLNYFGADLEEIQKKDALQQMNELLDTFKDAKEYGSILNVKQYDWELLDRFVGSIVNDMQMDFETVGIDETRKLLKVILYNAKNLARKYDVACTNPPYMGISNGNKKLNDYVKKHYPDSKSDLFAVFIEKCGQMIKRNGYRSMITQHAWMFLSSFVKLRKKMLQADIVNMAHLGARAFEEIGGEVVQTTAFVVRNANITRYKGIYYRLLEPTTQVGKEKMFLGGDNHYEVKQDNFLKIPGSPIAYWVSKNLFRDFQQGKSIGLTAKVSEGIKTGNNEYFLRLWFEVNLKKFSMAKISKEYKWYPHHKGGEFRKWYGNLEWVINWESDGEEIKKSFNSGLQGQDMYFQCVCGSTKVSSKSTSMRYYEKNVLFDSGAPSIMAGVNTKYILALINSKVGKYILNILNPTLNLQVGDLKKIPILYQNYSLINELSSLCIELSRQDWDSFETSWDFKRHPLISFRNQDIFYNSDDKADFSKSVNYSIEGSFLLYQDFIKRRFNQLKSNEEELNRIFIDIYGLQDELTPEVDDKDVTVRKADLRRDIGSLISYAVGCMFGRYSLDTPGLAYAGGEWDATKYFSFIPDKDNVIPITDARYLDDDIVELFIKWLTVVYGKETLEENLDFMAKALGTKGTDSRDIIRNYFLKDFFKDHCAAYSVTGSGKRPIYWLFDSGKQNGFKALIYMHRYHADTIGRVRVSYLHRIQEKYENEVRAIDTMTLHMTDQRQIAIEEKRKEKLLKQIAEVKEYDEKLDHLAAEKIEIDLDDGVKVNYEKVQTDRDGMKYQILAPIK from the coding sequence ATGAATAAAACCGCAATAAAAAGTTTTGCCGTCTGGGCACGTAACAAATTGAGAGAAGAAATCAGAACGAGAGCAGGATTTGTAGGAATTGCTGAAGGTGGAATCGCAGAGCCATTACCGGCATCTACATCAGAAATCAAATATTTTGATGTAGGAGCTGCACAGCCTATATCTGTAACAGGTAAGGAATTAAGGGAAAGAGAAAAACTGGTAAGACAGTTAGAACAACAAACAGAACAAAACGATGGGGATTATAAAAAAATTTATAACCAGATGATAGAAGATTATGCATATGACTGGTTCAATCGTCTGATCGCTATACGTTTTATGGAAGTGAATGAATACTTTCCGGATAATCTGCGTGTGTTGTCCTCCACAGAAGAAGGGGCGAGGGATCCGGATATTGTATCCCTACCATTTAGTTCAGATTTGGAGTTTTCAGAGAAAGAACGGGAGCAGATCATTGAATGGAAGACAAATGGAAAAAGTGACAGCCTGTTCCGGTTTTTGCTGAAAAAACGCTGCAATCAGCTCCATGAATGCCTGCCTGGATTATTTGAAGAAGAAGGAGATGCATCTGAGCTTATGATGCACTTTTCTTTTGTTGATAAGGATGGGATCATCTATCATCTGGTGCATGACATTGAAGAAGAAGACTGGAAAGAGCAGGTCCAGATCATTGGGTGGATTTACCAATATTATAATTCGGAATTAAAGGACGAGACGTTTGCACAGGCGAAAAAGGGCAAGAAGATCAGCAAAGAAAGAATACCATCGGCCACACAGTTGTTTACACCGGATTGGATTGTACGTTATATGGTAGAAAACGCATTGGGGAGAATATGGCTGGAAGGACATCCGGACGACGTACTGAAAGCAGAATGGAAATACTATTTGGAAGAAGCAGAACAGGAGCCAGAGGTACAGGCCCAACTGGAGGAAATCAGAAAAGAATATGGTCAATTGACACCGGAAGAATTGACATTCATTGATCCTTGTATGGGGTCCGGGCATATTTTAGTCTATGCATTTGATGTATTGATGCAGATTTATGAATCACAGGGATATACAAAGCGGGATGCGGTGCGATCCATATTAAAAAATAACCTGTACGGATTGGATATTGATGGCAGGGCTTATCAGCTTGCTTATTTTTCGATAATGATGAAGGCAAGAGAGTATGATACCAGGATATTGGAAAGAGGGATTGCGCCGCAGGTGTATGCGATACAGGAAAGTAACGGAATTAACCGTAATCAGTTAAATTATTTTGGTGCTGATTTAGAAGAAATACAGAAGAAGGATGCATTACAGCAGATGAATGAACTGTTGGATACATTTAAAGATGCAAAGGAATATGGTTCTATTTTAAATGTGAAACAGTATGATTGGGAACTGCTTGATAGATTTGTCGGTTCGATCGTAAATGATATGCAGATGGATTTTGAGACTGTTGGGATAGATGAGACGAGAAAGTTGTTAAAGGTTATTCTTTACAACGCTAAAAACCTGGCACGGAAATATGACGTTGCATGTACAAATCCACCTTATATGGGAATCAGTAATGGAAATAAAAAACTGAATGATTATGTAAAAAAGCATTATCCGGATAGCAAATCAGATTTATTTGCTGTGTTTATTGAGAAATGCGGACAGATGATTAAAAGAAATGGATATCGTTCAATGATTACACAGCATGCGTGGATGTTTCTTTCAAGTTTTGTAAAGCTGCGAAAAAAAATGCTCCAGGCGGATATTGTGAATATGGCTCATTTGGGAGCAAGGGCTTTTGAAGAAATTGGCGGTGAAGTAGTGCAGACGACGGCGTTTGTTGTGAGGAATGCTAATATTACAAGATATAAAGGCATATATTACAGGTTACTTGAGCCGACAACTCAAGTAGGTAAAGAAAAGATGTTTCTTGGAGGAGATAATCACTATGAAGTTAAGCAAGATAATTTTTTGAAGATACCAGGATCACCGATTGCATATTGGGTTTCCAAAAATCTTTTTAGAGATTTTCAACAAGGTAAAAGTATTGGATTAACAGCAAAAGTATCTGAGGGGATAAAAACAGGTAATAATGAATATTTTCTTCGTTTATGGTTTGAAGTTAATTTAAAAAAATTCTCTATGGCTAAAATCAGTAAAGAATATAAATGGTATCCACATCATAAAGGTGGAGAATTTCGCAAATGGTATGGGAATTTAGAATGGGTAATAAATTGGGAGTCTGATGGTGAAGAAATTAAAAAGTCATTTAATTCGGGATTGCAAGGACAGGATATGTATTTCCAATGTGTATGTGGCAGTACAAAAGTAAGCTCTAAGTCAACTTCTATGCGATATTATGAGAAAAATGTATTATTTGATTCAGGTGCACCATCAATAATGGCAGGGGTGAATACTAAATATATTTTAGCGTTAATAAATAGTAAAGTAGGAAAGTATATTTTGAATATTCTAAATCCAACGCTTAACTTACAAGTAGGGGATTTGAAAAAAATTCCTATTTTGTATCAAAACTATAGTTTGATTAATGAATTATCGAGTTTATGTATTGAATTATCACGGCAGGACTGGGATTCCTTTGAAACTTCATGGGATTTCAAAAGACACCCTCTGATTTCATTTAGAAATCAAGATATATTTTATAATTCTGATGATAAGGCTGATTTTTCAAAGTCAGTGAATTATTCTATTGAGGGATCGTTTTTATTATATCAAGATTTTATCAAGCGACGATTTAACCAGTTAAAATCCAATGAGGAAGAACTGAACCGTATTTTCATTGACATTTATGGCTTGCAAGATGAATTAACACCAGAAGTAGATGACAAGGATGTAACTGTACGCAAAGCAGATTTGAGAAGAGATATTGGTAGTTTGATCTCCTATGCCGTAGGCTGTATGTTCGGCCGCTATTCCCTTGACACCCCAGGCCTTGCCTACGCCGGCGGTGAATGGGATGCAACTAAATATTTCTCTTTCATTCCAGATAAAGACAATGTGATCCCAATCACCGATGCACGTTACCTGGACGATGATATTGTAGAATTATTCATCAAATGGCTCACCGTTGTTTATGGCAAAGAAACACTGGAAGAAAATCTTGATTTTATGGCTAAAGCACTGGGAACAAAGGGAACGGACAGCAGAGATATTATCCGCAATTATTTCCTAAAGGATTTCTTCAAGGATCACTGTGCAGCTTATTCTGTAACCGGATCTGGAAAACGTCCGATTTACTGGCTCTTCGACAGCGGCAAACAAAATGGATTTAAGGCTTTGATTTACATGCATCGCTATCATGCAGATACGATTGGACGTGTACGGGTTTCTTATTTACATCGTATACAGGAAAAATATGAGAATGAAGTGCGTGCCATTGACACGATGACACTGCATATGACTGACCAGAGGCAGATTGCAATAGAGGAAAAGAGAAAAGAAAAGCTTTTGAAGCAGATAGCAGAAGTGAAAGAATATGATGAAAAGCTGGATCATCTTGCAGCAGAGAAGATAGAGATAGACCTTGATGATGGGGTGAAGGTAAATTACGAGAAGGTTCAGACAGATCGTGATGGTATGAAGTATCAGATTCTTGCCCCGATAAAATAA